The following are from one region of the Thermodesulforhabdaceae bacterium genome:
- the fliS gene encoding flagellar export chaperone FliS — protein sequence MTHPIDAYRKTKLETIDPLKLIVMCYEAIIKDLQDAKKFHQERNIEGSYDKVRHAQDLITELLVGLDYERGGEIAVNLGRIYNFVLRQLITVNTRTKPEYYDPLIRIMESLKEAWDQIASQQQVQPLSPGSFTA from the coding sequence ATGACACACCCTATTGATGCCTATCGCAAAACCAAACTTGAAACGATAGATCCCTTAAAACTTATAGTTATGTGTTACGAAGCGATCATAAAAGACTTACAGGATGCTAAAAAGTTTCACCAGGAGCGAAACATCGAAGGATCCTACGACAAAGTCAGACACGCTCAGGACTTAATCACAGAACTACTTGTTGGACTTGATTATGAACGAGGCGGTGAAATTGCTGTAAATCTTGGGAGAATCTATAACTTTGTGCTAAGGCAACTTATCACCGTAAACACAAGAACCAAACCTGAATATTACGATCCTCTCATAAGGATCATGGAAAGCCTGAAGGAAGCGTGGGATCAAATAGCTAGTCAGCAACAGGTTCAACCGCTAAGTCCAGGTTCGTTTACGGCATAG